GAAGACCCTGACCAATACCAACGGCGGATTGCAGGATGTGTCCAACAAGCAGGCCGCCAAGGCTGAGGCGTCCTTCATCCACGTCCCGCAGATGTTCAAGCTCACGGCTATCTATGATTTGCCGATCGGGAAGGGTAAGCTGCTGAACGTACACGGCCCGCTCGACTGGATCGCTGGTGGCTGGAAGCTCTCCGGCAATGGCATCTACCAGTCGGGCGACACCCTCACCATCACGGACAGCTTCGTAAGCAACGGCATTTTCGCGACCACCCGGCCCAACTTCACAGGCCAGGCCGTCCGACTCAACCAGAAGGGCTTCATCGATACGGTTCACAACCGGGGCCCGGTCTATCTCAATCCGGCTGCGTTCACTCATGTCCCATATACCTCAAACAACAAGGTGGCCCTGACGACAGGCAACGTCCCCTCGGTTCTTCCGGGAATCCAGGGGCCCGGTTATGCATACGAGAACATGGGACTCCAGAAAGCATTCAGCTTTGGCGAGACCCGCAGCTTTTCGCTGCGTGTCGTCGCGGCCAACGCCCTCAACCGTGCCGGACTCGGCGATCCTGTGACTGATATCAACAACGCAAATTTCGGACGCATTCTGAGCACACAGGCGGCCACGCGTCAGAACTTCACTCCACGTACTGTGCAGGTTGAGGCGCACCTAACCTTCTAACTCCGGCCACGCGCGTCGAGCGCTGAGTCTGGCGCTCCGCGCACGTGGCCTTTCAATAAAACACTGAACTTTTTAGCTCACGCAGAGAGTAAAGAGAGCGAACGGAGAGTTTCACCAATGCCGATACGTCACAGAATTTCCCCGCTCGGTGTAGCTGCCGCGCTCCTTGCGGTGTCGGCCATTGGCGCGAACCGTCCGAGCCTGGCGCAAACAGCCGAACCCTCTACTTCTGTGAAGGATCATCCGCTCGGCGAACAGACAATGCGGCTCCCGCGGCACTTCGCGGACGGTGCCGACCTTCCCAACGGTTGGCGCATCACGCCGGCCGGTAAGGTCATTGCCACAGTCGGAGACCTCATTACGAATCTCACCGTCTCGCCCGACGGAAAGATCGTCGTCTCTCTTAACTCCGGCTTTTTACCGCATGGACTCGATGTCTTCGACGCCATAACGCATAAGCAACTGCAACACATCAAGCTGACCTCAGCATGGTTGGGAATGGCATGGTCTTCGGATGGTCATACGCTCTTTGTCTCTGGCGGGAATGCCTCCGGCAGCAAGAGCAAGAGCGATCCGGTTGCGCCTATCTATTTGTTCTCTTATGCGAATGGATTGCTGAGCAATGAGCCGACGGGAAGATTGGTTGAGACAATCGATCCGAAGGAGGTCTCCTGGTCCGGCGTTGCGTATCTCCCGGGGAAACATTGGCTCTATGCAGCCAACAGGGGAACCGGCGAAAATCCGAGCAATGTTGTGGTTTTTGATGCGGAGACACACAAGATTGTTACTCGCATTCCGGTGGAGGTATCGCCTTACCAGGTGCTTCTGAGCGCCGATGGGAGACGGCTCTTTGTCTCGAACTGGTCGAGCGAATCGATCAGTATTATCGATACGAACAACAACAAGGTTCTGCGTACACTGCATGTCGGGATGAACCCAAATGATTTGAAACTCTCCGCGGATGGAAGGCTTTTTATTGCCTGCTCCAACGACAACACGGTGTGGGTGATCGACACGCATACGCTACAGGTGACGGAGCGCCTTTCGACGACAATGACCCCGCTCGCTCCGGAAGGCTCGACGCCGAACGCACTTGCAATCGACAATACACATCATCTGCTGTACATCGCGAACGCCGATAACAATTCGATTGCTGTGGCGAGCATCGATAACCGAACACACAGCACTATCGTCGGTTTTATTCCTACAGGATGGTATCCTTCGGCGCTTGCGCTAGCAGATCATAACGGCACGCTGTACATCGGCAATACCAAGGGAGAAGAGGGGCATCCAGATCCATTGGGGCCGCATAGTCCCCTCACAGAGAGAGATATTCCCTTCTCAGAGGCTGCCCCTGGTTCATCCATTTCTCCTTTTGCGTCGGGAATTTTTTCGCAAGGCAGAGGAAGTGTGCACACGGTCCAGACAGGCAGCATCGAGATGCTTTCGGTCGTCGGATTAAAGGAGAAGCTTCAGGGCTGGACGCGGCAGGTGGCGAAGAACACTCCGTATAAGGACTCGTTGCTTGCGGAGACAAAGAAGCCGCTGGAGCCGAGCATTCTTCCACAGAGCGTAGGGGAGCCGAGTCCCATTAAGCACATCATTTACATCATCAAGGAGAACCGTAGCTACGACCAGGTCTTCGGCGATATACCGGGTAGCAACGGTGATCCGCGGCTGGCGATCTTTGGAGAAAAGGTCACGCCGAACCAGCATGCGCTGGCGAAGGAGTATGTCGTTCTCGACAATCTTTACTGCGATGGCGAAGTGAGTCAGGATGGGCATTTCTGGTCAACCGCGGCCTATGCCACGGACTTTAATGAGAAGCAGTGGCCGGCTCGCTATGCTGGGATCACTAAAGGTGAATACCTTACCCACGCGGAGATTCCTTCCGGAGGCTTCATATGGGATCTGGCGCGGCGCAAGGGACTGACATACCACATCTATGAAGAGATGACGACCTCTGCCAAGAATGGATCGGTATGGGAAGCGACTCCCGCGCCAGGGATGGATGGTCTCTATGGCCATTACACGAAGGAGTTCGCGGGCGACATCGCCGTGCGGGATGGGGAGAAGGTGAAGATTTTTCTTCGCGAGTTTGACGAGTGGGCGAATAACTACGATAGCTCAGACGCTGGAAAGCGCTTGCCAAACCTGATTGTGATGCGGATGCTGGAAGACCATACAGTTGGGACACGACCTGGCTGGAATACCCCGACGGCGATGGTGGCGGATAACGACTATGCCATCGGGCAGCTCGTCGATACTGTGACGCACAGCCGCTACTGGCCGAATACAGCGATCTTCATCATTGAAGACGACGCGCAGGATGGAGCGGACCATATAGATGCGCGCCGTACGGTAGGGCTTGTTCTCAGCCCATATGTGAAGCGCGGCATCGTGGATAGCACGCTGTACACAACGTCCTCGATGCTGCGATCGATGGAGCTGTTGCTTGGGCTGCCACCGATGAGCCAGTACGATGCGGCGGCTATGCCGCTGTTCGCTTCGTTCGGAACGATGCCGGTGATGAAGCCCTTCAATCGAATCGCTCCGCTCGTCGACACCAATGAGAAGAACACGAAAGACTCTGCAGGTGCCAAACAAAGCAGCAGGATGGATTTCTCCGGAGTGGACCGCGCTCCGATGCATGCTCTGAATGAAATTATCTGGAAGAGCGTCAAGGGCAAGGACTCGGTGATGCCTCCGCCGGTGCATCGCTTCCGCCCGATCGTCGATGTGAGCGGCTCGGGCAAGGACGATGACAGGTACTGATATTTTCCGCCGAGAAGGGGCGCCTTCGGGCATTTCTCCGGCTTCATCGAACACGAAGCCGGAATAGACTCCACCGCCGGCCCGAACGTGGCCCGGGTCAAGCGAGGGCACGTATCGCGCTTCCAGTGGTATGAGAAATCGTTACGCGTACGTGAGCTGGCTGCGGAACATCAGACAGATGAGGAGCGGACTGAAATCGAAGATGCGGCTTTGACGTAAACTGCCCGTCGTTGTGATAGCAGCTTCATCCGGCTGCGGGTGGCTTGAGAACGGCCAGGTGGAACGTGCGGCGAAGGACGAAGCCTACCTGTTGATAGACGCGGATCGCTCCCGCATTGGCCTCGTATGAGGTCAGGAACGGTATGCGCCCCTCGGCATGGATGTTGCGGGCAACGGTGGCGACCAGCGCCTCAGCATAGCCGCGGCTGCGGAAGTCAGGATGTGTGCAAACGGCGCTCACTTCCGCAAATCCAGTGGGTGACAATCGCTGGCCGGCCATTGCAGCCAGGCGGCCATCGACGCGGATTCCGAGGAAGCCTCCAAGCGTGGCCGTGTGGTCGCGGAATGGACCCGGCTCTGTGGCGGCAGTGAGTGCTACCATCTCGGGAAAATCCGCCGGCCCCAGCGAGACGATCCTGTCGGCAAGAGGCCGCCGATCTGGAACCGCAGGGCAGACCATCTGAACGAGCACTCCTCCGGCAAGCGACTGCCAGCCTGCGGGAATCTCGGCGGGATCCTCAAGAAAGAGAACTGCGACATCGCCTGCTGGCACAACAGCGGCGAGATCCGCATAGGCTTCTGGCGTTGGCTCTCGAAATGCGGAGAGGGGGCCAATATCCGCGGGATAGCGGCGCGCAAGGCCGCGCCCCACATCCGCGCCCACGGCGATGGGAGCGTGACCTGTGACAAGGGAATTCCAGATTGGATTGTCCAGCAGCGTCTCGTTTTCGAGATTCTTCATT
This Acidisarcina sp. DNA region includes the following protein-coding sequences:
- a CDS encoding GNAT family N-acetyltransferase → MKNLENETLLDNPIWNSLVTGHAPIAVGADVGRGLARRYPADIGPLSAFREPTPEAYADLAAVVPAGDVAVLFLEDPAEIPAGWQSLAGGVLVQMVCPAVPDRRPLADRIVSLGPADFPEMVALTAATEPGPFRDHTATLGGFLGIRVDGRLAAMAGQRLSPTGFAEVSAVCTHPDFRSRGYAEALVATVARNIHAEGRIPFLTSYEANAGAIRVYQQVGFVLRRTFHLAVLKPPAAG
- a CDS encoding alkaline phosphatase family protein, which produces MPIRHRISPLGVAAALLAVSAIGANRPSLAQTAEPSTSVKDHPLGEQTMRLPRHFADGADLPNGWRITPAGKVIATVGDLITNLTVSPDGKIVVSLNSGFLPHGLDVFDAITHKQLQHIKLTSAWLGMAWSSDGHTLFVSGGNASGSKSKSDPVAPIYLFSYANGLLSNEPTGRLVETIDPKEVSWSGVAYLPGKHWLYAANRGTGENPSNVVVFDAETHKIVTRIPVEVSPYQVLLSADGRRLFVSNWSSESISIIDTNNNKVLRTLHVGMNPNDLKLSADGRLFIACSNDNTVWVIDTHTLQVTERLSTTMTPLAPEGSTPNALAIDNTHHLLYIANADNNSIAVASIDNRTHSTIVGFIPTGWYPSALALADHNGTLYIGNTKGEEGHPDPLGPHSPLTERDIPFSEAAPGSSISPFASGIFSQGRGSVHTVQTGSIEMLSVVGLKEKLQGWTRQVAKNTPYKDSLLAETKKPLEPSILPQSVGEPSPIKHIIYIIKENRSYDQVFGDIPGSNGDPRLAIFGEKVTPNQHALAKEYVVLDNLYCDGEVSQDGHFWSTAAYATDFNEKQWPARYAGITKGEYLTHAEIPSGGFIWDLARRKGLTYHIYEEMTTSAKNGSVWEATPAPGMDGLYGHYTKEFAGDIAVRDGEKVKIFLREFDEWANNYDSSDAGKRLPNLIVMRMLEDHTVGTRPGWNTPTAMVADNDYAIGQLVDTVTHSRYWPNTAIFIIEDDAQDGADHIDARRTVGLVLSPYVKRGIVDSTLYTTSSMLRSMELLLGLPPMSQYDAAAMPLFASFGTMPVMKPFNRIAPLVDTNEKNTKDSAGAKQSSRMDFSGVDRAPMHALNEIIWKSVKGKDSVMPPPVHRFRPIVDVSGSGKDDDRY